In the genome of Persephonella sp. KM09-Lau-8, one region contains:
- a CDS encoding malate dehydrogenase: MGDYKRPVVSIVGAGNVGEHVANLIAIKELANVRMFDLARKEGDKVYEVVKGKALDIKQMATAIGCDVEVEGFTVTPDGDGYEPLKGSDIVVVTAGFPRRPGMSRDDLLSKNVGIIRTISERIAEYAPDAIVIVVSNPVDVLTYAAYKITGFHKDKVMGMAGVLDTARFKAFLSMELKVSVKNINAYVLGSHGDDMVPLLSVSNVGGVPLTKLISEERLKEIVERTKFGGGEIVSLMGTSAYHAPGASVVEMVEAILTDKKEILPCSVYLEGEDAKHYEAEDICIGVPVKLGAHGIEEIVKLDFTDEERKLWASSVASVKSGIERIKELGLI; encoded by the coding sequence ATGGGAGATTATAAAAGACCTGTAGTATCCATCGTAGGTGCCGGAAATGTGGGAGAGCATGTCGCAAATCTTATAGCAATAAAAGAACTTGCCAATGTTCGTATGTTTGACCTTGCCAGAAAAGAGGGAGACAAAGTTTATGAAGTTGTAAAAGGAAAAGCACTTGATATAAAGCAGATGGCTACTGCAATAGGATGTGATGTTGAGGTAGAAGGTTTCACAGTTACCCCTGATGGAGATGGATATGAACCATTAAAAGGCTCAGATATAGTTGTAGTTACTGCAGGGTTTCCAAGAAGACCTGGAATGAGTAGAGATGACCTTCTTTCTAAAAATGTGGGAATAATCAGGACTATCTCTGAAAGAATTGCTGAATATGCCCCTGATGCTATAGTTATTGTTGTTTCAAACCCTGTTGATGTCCTCACTTACGCAGCTTATAAAATAACAGGTTTTCATAAAGACAAAGTTATGGGAATGGCCGGTGTTCTTGATACTGCCAGATTCAAGGCATTTTTATCAATGGAGTTGAAAGTATCTGTTAAAAATATAAATGCTTACGTTTTAGGTAGTCATGGAGATGATATGGTTCCTCTTCTTTCTGTTTCAAATGTAGGTGGAGTTCCACTGACAAAACTTATCTCTGAAGAAAGATTGAAAGAAATCGTTGAAAGAACAAAATTTGGCGGTGGAGAGATTGTTTCTCTTATGGGAACTTCAGCCTACCATGCCCCTGGAGCTTCTGTTGTTGAAATGGTAGAGGCCATACTTACCGATAAAAAAGAAATTCTCCCTTGTTCTGTATATCTTGAGGGAGAAGATGCTAAACATTACGAGGCAGAAGATATATGTATCGGAGTTCCTGTCAAATTAGGTGCTCATGGAATAGAAGAAATAGTAAAACTGGACTTTACAGATGAAGAAAGGAAATTATGGGCATCTTCAGTAGCATCTGTAAAATCAGGAATTGAAAGAATAAAAGAATTAGGTCTTATATAG
- a CDS encoding carboxymuconolactone decarboxylase family protein: MPYIKLPELEEMDPEIQKLAREILEKTGKLGDIFKLLAIRKDIYFMTDNCVKTLLLSETELPYSTKERIALLVSQANNCPMCVDVHKNIAKMLGMSEEQIEETLKGIDHINTTEEEKELLRFCLRAASKDNYKITKEELDKILNLGYTTSQVFEAVTIAAYFNYINTLSNVFGLGK, encoded by the coding sequence ATGCCGTATATTAAACTACCTGAACTAGAAGAAATGGATCCTGAAATTCAAAAACTTGCCAGAGAAATCCTTGAAAAAACAGGAAAACTTGGAGATATATTTAAACTCCTTGCTATCAGGAAGGATATCTATTTCATGACAGATAACTGTGTCAAAACTCTTCTTTTAAGTGAAACAGAACTTCCATACTCAACAAAAGAAAGAATAGCACTGCTTGTATCTCAGGCAAATAATTGTCCAATGTGTGTTGATGTTCATAAAAATATAGCAAAAATGCTTGGAATGTCAGAAGAGCAGATAGAAGAAACCCTGAAAGGAATTGACCATATAAACACAACAGAAGAAGAAAAAGAACTCCTGAGATTTTGTCTTAGAGCAGCAAGTAAGGACAATTACAAAATAACAAAAGAAGAACTGGATAAAATTCTCAATCTTGGATACACAACAAGTCAGGTTTTCGAAGCTGTAACTATAGCAGCTTACTTTAACTATATAAATACACTTTCCAATGTGTTTGGTTTAGGAAAGTAA
- the flhB gene encoding flagellar biosynthesis protein FlhB, whose translation MAKDPSKTEKATPRRRQKAREEGQVARSQDIPIAATLIVTFLVLIAYIPFSYNLLAEYFHYTFSDPLSLIPERNEGFVLYTIKIISLLILPVFAALLITGVFSNVLQFGFLFSTKALTPKLDRLNVVKGLGRIFSMKTLFELVRNLLKLMFATAVAYFLMVKIMNQSFNMSFIPLTHEVHFMLKYTLILVLAFAVSSIPVAIIDFIYRKWEYEENLKMSKEEVKEERKMYEGNPQIKAAIRKKQREIAMMRMMAEVPKADVVITNPDHYAVALVYEKGKMNAPKVVAKGKNLVAEKIKEIARKHDIPIVENPPLARALYSSVEVGHFIPEKFYVAVAKILAKVYKRKSLLS comes from the coding sequence ATGGCAAAAGACCCAAGCAAAACGGAGAAGGCGACCCCGCGGCGTCGCCAAAAGGCAAGGGAAGAGGGGCAGGTTGCGCGAAGTCAGGATATACCGATTGCTGCAACCTTAATTGTTACTTTTCTGGTCTTAATAGCATATATTCCTTTTTCATATAACTTACTTGCAGAGTATTTCCATTATACCTTCTCAGACCCCTTATCCCTTATACCAGAAAGAAATGAGGGATTTGTTCTATACACAATAAAAATAATTTCCCTTCTGATATTGCCTGTATTTGCTGCTTTATTGATAACAGGTGTGTTTTCTAATGTTTTACAGTTTGGCTTTTTGTTTTCAACTAAGGCCTTAACCCCAAAGTTAGACAGACTAAATGTTGTTAAAGGGCTTGGAAGAATTTTTTCTATGAAAACCCTGTTTGAGCTTGTGAGAAATTTGCTAAAACTAATGTTTGCAACAGCTGTTGCATACTTTCTGATGGTTAAGATAATGAATCAATCATTTAATATGTCTTTTATTCCTTTAACCCATGAAGTTCATTTTATGCTGAAATACACACTAATACTTGTGCTGGCCTTTGCTGTATCCTCTATTCCAGTTGCAATAATTGATTTTATTTATCGTAAATGGGAGTATGAAGAAAATCTGAAGATGAGTAAGGAAGAAGTAAAAGAAGAAAGAAAAATGTATGAAGGAAATCCTCAGATAAAAGCAGCTATCAGAAAGAAACAAAGAGAAATAGCAATGATGCGGATGATGGCAGAAGTGCCAAAAGCTGATGTGGTTATTACAAACCCTGACCACTATGCTGTGGCTCTGGTTTATGAAAAGGGAAAAATGAACGCACCAAAAGTTGTTGCAAAAGGTAAAAATTTAGTTGCTGAAAAAATCAAAGAAATAGCCAGAAAACATGATATACCAATTGTGGAAAACCCACCTCTTGCAAGGGCTTTATATTCCTCTGTAGAGGTGGGTCATTTTATTCCTGAAAAATTTTATGTTGCTGTAGCAAAAATATTAGCAAAAGTATACAAAAGAAAAAGCTTACTTTCCTAA
- a CDS encoding flagellar biosynthetic protein FliR, whose protein sequence is MNPLITPEMAVAFGLVLSRVMGIFMGFPLLNTSLIPLNIRIMLSIAFAFFFMSIFELKIPVENFSLLHYLMLVLRELLIGFLLGLLVNIFISAFSYAAELISYFMGFTIANVFDPTFGQISVLDRFFILLFYLLFFVTGAYQMVIGGLVMSFKVLPVGVLSFNTQSFVYLFKEAPLIFYLGFKIAFPFILILFMVNVSLALINRLIPQINVFIVGLPLQIFVGLLSLAIATSLIIYFSTSVINNFSESYIKLIGIMGK, encoded by the coding sequence ATGAACCCATTAATTACTCCTGAAATGGCTGTGGCTTTTGGACTTGTTTTATCCCGTGTTATGGGAATTTTTATGGGATTCCCTTTACTTAATACATCCCTTATTCCTTTAAACATAAGAATTATGCTTTCTATAGCATTTGCATTTTTCTTTATGTCTATTTTTGAGCTGAAAATTCCGGTGGAAAATTTTTCCCTTTTACATTATTTGATGCTTGTTTTAAGGGAACTGCTTATAGGATTTTTACTGGGTCTTCTTGTTAATATTTTTATTTCTGCTTTTTCCTATGCAGCAGAGTTGATAAGTTATTTTATGGGATTTACTATAGCAAACGTATTTGACCCAACTTTTGGCCAGATTTCTGTTCTGGATAGATTTTTTATACTTCTTTTTTATCTGCTGTTTTTTGTTACAGGAGCCTATCAGATGGTAATTGGCGGTCTTGTGATGAGTTTTAAGGTTTTACCTGTTGGGGTATTATCCTTTAACACCCAGTCTTTTGTTTATCTTTTTAAAGAGGCTCCTCTTATATTTTATTTAGGATTCAAGATTGCCTTTCCCTTTATATTAATTTTATTTATGGTGAATGTTTCTCTGGCACTTATAAATAGATTAATTCCCCAAATAAATGTTTTTATAGTAGGGCTTCCTTTACAGATTTTTGTAGGCCTTCTTTCCCTTGCCATAGCAACTTCACTTATAATCTACTTCTCAACTTCAGTTATAAATAATTTTTCCGAAAGTTATATAAAACTTATTGGAATTATGGGTAAATAA
- the fliQ gene encoding flagellar biosynthesis protein FliQ codes for MGLDQTISLIQQMLYTALIVGAPVILIAFIVGLTISIFQAATQIHEMTLTFIPKIVATIIALIIFGSWMFRKLVDFTQELLKNIIVYIS; via the coding sequence ATGGGATTAGACCAGACAATAAGCCTGATTCAGCAGATGCTTTATACAGCTTTAATAGTGGGAGCTCCTGTGATACTTATAGCTTTTATCGTTGGATTAACAATCAGTATATTTCAGGCTGCAACCCAGATACATGAAATGACCTTAACATTTATTCCTAAAATTGTTGCCACAATAATAGCTCTTATAATATTTGGCTCATGGATGTTCAGGAAATTAGTTGATTTTACGCAGGAACTTTTAAAAAACATAATTGTTTATATCTCGTGA